GTAAATAAGAGGACAGAAGATATCGTAAGGGCATGCAAGGTTCTTGGAACAAAAACCATTGTTATCCGTGGCGATGGTGATTTTTCAATAGACCTAAACGAGTCAAATGATGAGTACATTGAACCATTTACAAACATGGCAGTGCTTTATTACATTGCATATTACCTTGCACTGGCAAAAAAGGTAAATCCTGATCTATTAAGATTTGACGAAAAAAAATATCGTGAATTTGATGATATAATATTCCCACCAGGCGCACACTAATATAATAAAAAAATTTATATTTTATTATTTATGTCATTAATTAATGAACATAGAGGAAATGCTTTTATATGAGATTAAATATGGAAGATTTTCAAATTTTATGATAAACAATGAATTTTATAACATTAGTGATCCATCGTATCTTGATATTGATATAAAAAGCCTTCTGTCAAAACTTGAGTCATCAGGTTATATAATTAAAAGTGCTGAAAGGCCTGTATTAAAATGTAATTATTGTGGAAACGATAGGTTTTTCGCTATTCCATACTGCAATGAGCATGGAATGCCAATGGAGCTAAAGGACAATAAAATTATATGCCCTGTTACGGGAGATATTGAGGCATACAAATTGATGGATATATGCTCATCATGCATGAAATTAAACGAATCCATGAAATCAATGGAAATCTCTGAAAGTTATAAATTAACTGAAAAAAAGAATTTTATGGTTGAACTTTTACATGATGCCATTTCAATATTAAATGAATATAATCTAAAATATGAAATTGGTGGAAAAATATCCGGAATAAAAACGGAGCATGTTTTTAATATAATAATAAAAAAGGATTTTTCATATCTTATAGATATATATTATGGAGGAGATGTAAAGGTCATAACAGAGCATCATTATTCAATACCGGATGATGTACCTGGATCTTACACCGTTGTTTTTAACATAGATGAAAATAACTCCGAATTTGAAATTCCAGGGATAAAATACATAAAGTCTGTTAATTATGAGGAATTTTTAAGCAATTTTAAAAAATTCGTACTTGATATAGTAAATAATAAATCATTCATGTTTGGCATACCTGCACTTGATAATCTTATAAAAACAGGCTTAAAAATAAATAATGTATATGGCTTTGAAACATTTTCATCAGGCAATATATCATATTTTCTCGTCAGGTTTCTTATCTACGGTGCCGAGAACGCTGAGCCAGGAATTTACATAACAACCAGGAACTCACCTGATTATATTATAAGAAATGCAAGATCATATAATATAGATCTTGAAAAATACATAGATTCAAAAAACATAGCAATCATGGATTTAAACTCAACAATAGAAAAAATAGATCTTGGATCTGATTATTACAAGCTTTCCGGACACATCTCTGATATTCTCAATGAAATATCAAAGGCAGTAAAAAAGTACGGTGCAAGGAGGCTTGTTATAGACTCAATAGAGCCGCTGGAGCTTGGTCAGAACCAGAATATAATAAGATACCTCTTCAACGGTTTAAGGAAGCTGGACTGTGTTATTGTAGCAACAAAATACATAGATAATATAGATTCGCATCCTATAGAGGACATGTACTTTTCAGGTATAGGCGTTATGGGAACAATGATAACAAACGGTCAGCTGCACGAGATATTTATATTAAAAAAATCCGGTGAATTTATTCCAGGCAAAAAGGTATTTGATGTTGAAATTGACAGCAATGGTGAGTTTGTATTTAGATGAATATGAACCCAAAATTACTGTATTTTATATCAATAATCGCAATAATACTTTATTTATATTTTTTAATAATATCATTGATTAAGTTTGATGAAACATATATCGAAAAATTTCTCAGTCTTCTGCTTATAATTATAAATGCCTTTTTTATAATACATTCAATAGAATATCTTCATTATTACATAAATGCAAGGACATTCTATGAAAAAAGCACCTATAAATATTTTAATACATACTTTAATTTTGAAACTGCAGTATTTATAGCAAGCTATAATGAATCAGAAACCGTTCTTGAAGACACATTAATAGCCTGCATTAACATGTCAAAACAGGCAAATGGTATTGTATATGTTCTTGATGATTCAACAGATATTAAAAAGGCAAAAGCAATAAAGGATCTATGCATGAGATACAGTGTAAATTATATACATAGAGATAATCGAAGGGGATACAAGGCAGGGGCATTGAACGACGCATTGAAATTTATAAATACAAAATATTTTGCAGTATTCGATGCGGATCAAAGGCCGATGGAGAATTTTTTGAATGAACTGATACCAGTTCTTGAGGATGATGAGAACATTGCATTGATACAGGTGCCACAGATATATGATAATAATAACACACCTGTTGCAAGAGGCGCAAATGACATACAGATGGTATTTTATACTTTTATAACAGAGGGAAAAAGCCTTGAAAACAGCATGTTTTCATGCGGTTCAAATGTAATATACAGGACAGAATCGATAAAAAGCATTGGCGGCTTTGTTGAAACAAATATAACAGAGGACATGGCCACAACAATAAAACTCCATGAACGTGGATATAAAACAATATATTATAATCTGCCACTGGTAAGAGGTGAGGCCCCTGAAACATTGAATGCGTATTTTATACAGCAGTCAAGGTGGTCCCAGGGCTCTATATCCCTTTTTTATGGTATTTTAAAAAGTATTTTTTCAAGGAACGGAATGAATTACAGGCAGAAAATAGGGTATTTTGTAACAACCTCCTGGTATTTTATAGGCGTTGTTAATATAATAATGCTCTTGTTTCCATTGCTTTTTATATTTTTTAATGTTATTTCTTTAATAACACCGGAAATATACATATTTGTGCTCGCATTTTATATAATATTTGAATTCTTTGTCTTCACCGCAACGGTATATGAAAAAACAAAATCGATAATACCTGTGCTGAGAAATATATCATTAACCTTTATAACATCACCAGTATTTGTAAAATCTGCCTTTTATGCATTTATTAATAAAAGGACTTCATTTAAGGTCACGCCCAAAGGAGATTCATCGAAAATACCGTTTTCAGGATTAAAGGCACAATATGCAATAATGTTTATAAGCGCCGCGGGATTTGCATACGCCATTTACAGATATATAATATCAGGAAACATGGAATTCATTTTCAATGGTGCATTTATGCTGTACTTTTTATTATTATCCATGTCCATTTTTTATTATAATAGATGATAAATTAATATTTTTATACATATTTTAATAATAAATAAATATTAATAAATGCTAATCAATCAATGTTGACCGGAGATAAAACAAGATTTGCAGGCATGCTTAAGGGCAGAAAAATTGTTGTTGCAACATCGGCAAGCATATCAATATACAGGGTGCCTGACCTTGTAAGGGATTTAAGAAGGGAGGGGGCCGATGTAAAGGTTGCAATGAGCGATGCATCGCAAAAGATGGTGAGTCCGGAGGTTATGAAATGGGCCTCAGGTCATGATGTTGTAACAGATATTACCGGAAATATAGAGCATATTACACTCTTTGATAGCGATACATTATTACTTCTTGCACCGGCAACTTACGATACAATAGGTAAGATGGCATCTGGCATAGCAGATAACATACCATCACTCTTCTTTTCATACGCATTAAAGGCCACCGGGCATATAGTCATAGTTCCGGCAATGCACAGAAACATGATGGAAAACAGAATAAATCTGGAAAATATTGAAAAGCTTAAAAACCTCGGCTGTTTAATTGTTGAACCCGAGTACGATGAGGAAAAGGCAAAGATTGCGGACAATGACAGGATCATTGATTATGTATGCCGCTCATTCTACGGGGAAAAATTAAAAAATAAAAATATACTAATAATAGGTGGAAGATCAGAGCTTTCAATAGATCCTGTTCGATTTATATCAAACAGATCAACCGGATACACAGGATACTGGCTTGCCAGAATGGCATTCCGGCTTGGGGCGGATCAAATAGTCTATGTCGGCAACTCCAATTACAGAATGCCGAACTATGTTAACTTTATACAAAGAACGAATCTAAGGGAGATCATTATTGAGGTTAATACCGTTATAAACGTTTACAAATTTGATATAATTGTAATGTGCATGGCCGTACTTGACTTTGATATAAAGGAGGAAAAGGAAAAGATAACAAGCAGTGAAAAACATGTAATAGAGCTTGAGCCCAGGAACAAGCTAAGGAACAGAATAAGGCAGATGTCGCCGTCATCCATTCTTGTGCTCTTTGAACTTGAGGGCGATCTTAAATACAATGATGAAAAATTTAAGGATTCAAGGCCTGATATGGTTATAGTGAATTCATATAAAAACAGCGCCTTTGGTGAGTCATCCCAGGAATATATAATAGTTTCAGGTAATAATAAGGAAAATATAAATGCTGAAAAGAGCCTTTTATCAAGAATAATACTTGAAAGGGCATCATCAATTAACAAAAGTTCCGATTTTATTCTATAATTTTATTTATTATTGATGAAACCTCCTCTGGATTGCTTATCTGTGGTGTATGTCCAGAGTCAAGTACATGCATCTCACTGTTTCTTATATAATTTTTATATTCATATCCCTTTGAAATGGGTATCGTATTATCGTTTTTACCCCAGATTATGATTGTTTTGCAGCTCAGCCTCTTTAAATCATTTAGGTTTATCTTCTCGGATGGCCTTCCGTTGTTTTCAGCTATTTTTATTAATGCATCCCTGTTTTTGTAATTTCTAACCTTCATTATTTCATCGACAACCTCATTTACCATGCCATCCTCGGCAAACGTCCTGTTTGTTCCTGCGCTGTCAATTAAAATCAGTGCCTCCGGCTCATTTATATTAAGTGCATAGTCAAGGGCAATCCAGCCACCATATGAGTTGCCACCAATTATTATTTTATCAAGATTTAATGATTTTATCATATCGTTTATTGCAAGTGCCTGCTGATGAATTGTGTAATCTATATCAGGCTTGTCAGAATGGCCATGGCCAAGAAGGTCAGGGAATATCACCTTGAAATTCTCATTAAGGTATGGCTCAATTCTTAGAAACGTGTTTCCGGTGCCGCCAAAACCATGCATTAAGATCAATGGTATTTTGCCATCCCTTATTAAATATGATATTCTTCCAAACCTTGTTTCAGAATAATTCCTTATCATGATTTTGCCCTCTCGGCAATCTTCATTGCCTCATCAAAATTCTCAAGCTCCATGGCCATATCAGAGGCCGAATCATATATATATGACAGGGATTTTTTAAATTCTGTTCTTTCCTTTTTTGTTTTTATTGTTTCGAGTATTTTATCTATTTTATCCATTGCCCTGTATGCGGCCTCCATTGCACTGTTTATGTCATTATCCCTTAATATGTTTATTTCACCAAGGGCAGCCTCAAAGTAGTTGTCCCAGTCATTTGATTTCTCAGAAATTTCCATGACGTTCCTGTATATCTTTAATGCCTCATTATTATCATTTATCGCCTCGGCCTTTGCATTAAGTGCCATGGCCTTAAGCTGTACATCCTTTATCTCATCCGCTATTCTATATGCATTTTCTATGTATTTTAATGCCTCATCCCTGTTTGAATCAAGATATATATATCCAAGGTTCATCAAGTCAAGTATTTTTAATTCCATTTCTCCTGATCTTTCATGCTCTTCAAGGGCCTCTTTTGCATATTTCACAGGATTCTCTATATTTTTATGGTCAAGTGCAAGGTATGCCTGTGAAAGTTTATAGCAGAGCTCGGCCTTTTCTGAACCTGGCTGCATTATTTTATAAGCCTCGGAGTATTCCCTGATTGCATCCATGTACTTTTCTTTATCCATTAGCTTATCACCGTTATTAATATGTGTTTTATAATCATCCATTTAATCACCTTTTAATATTTCCATTGCCCTGGTTATTGATATTTTATTCTCCCTTATCATTTTATCTGCTATTTTATCTATATCATCACCTGTTGCACCTGCGGCAATGGCCACATTCCTTGCATGGAGCTTCATGTGTCCTCTCTGTATGCCCTCATCCGCCAGGGCCCTCAGTGCGGCAAAGTTCTGGGACAGACCAACCGATGCCAGGACACATGATAGATCCCTTGCGTTTTCTACATTTAATATCTTCATTGCTATTCTTGAGATCTCTGAGCTCCTTGTTGTTCCACCGACTGTACCTATGGCAACAGGTATCTCTATGCTGCCAACAAGATCCCCGTTTTCATTTTTATAATATCTGGTCAATGGTTTGTATCCATTCAATGATGCATAGGCATGTGCATTTGCCTCCTGTGCCCTGAAATCGTTGAGTGTCGCAAGAAGCACGGCATCTATACCGTTCATTATGCCCTTGTTATGTGTTGCTGCCCTGAATACATCATGCTCAGCAAATTTATATGCATATATAATGTTATCAACAGTTCTCTCCCCTATTAAATCCTTTGGAAAAACGGCCCTTGCATATGCCATTCTCAGCGGGGTTAAATTGCTCATTATTCTTAAAATAACACGTCCCTTTGTTATCTCCTCTATAAAAGGTGAAACATACTCACACATTGTGTTTATTATATTTGCACCCATGGCCTCCTGGACATCTATTTTTAAATAAATTATCATCATGTCATCAAAGATCTTTATTTCAAGATCCTTTGCACCGGCACCAAGGCTTTTTAACGTACTGCTTCTTGTATTTGCCATCTCAAGGATCCTGGCCTTGTTTTTCATTATATTTATCCTTGCAAGCTCAGGATCATTAATATCAACAATTTGTATCTGGCCATACATCATTGGCTCGCTTGCATATGCAGTGAAGCCACCTCCTGCCCTTGCAATCCTTGCACCGTTTGAGCATGCGGCAACAACTGATGGCTCCTCTATTGCCATTGGTATTAGATAATCCCTGCCATTGATAAGAAAATTTGTGGCAATGCCCATTGGTAAATATATCCTTGAGACAACATTTTCTATAATGTGATCTGCGGTTTCCATTGGCATAACCCAGGATGATAATTTATTTATATCTTCATCTGTTAAATTTGAAAACTCCATTAATTTTTGAAGCCTTTCGTTTATGCTCATCTTATGGAAATTATGTATATTTGATTCCATTAATTGAGTATAACATATTTTATTAATAATTTTCTTTTATTATTTTTGTAAATTATCTTTAATAATTAATATAAAGAAGATACTCATATGTTATATCAATACCTGATGTTATCTTATAATTAAATGATGCCCTTAGCTTCCGAGAACGTTGAAATTTTTATGATAATTGCAATTAAAATATTTATTAAAGCATTGATTATTTTATTATAATATAAACGGGCTCGGTGGGATTTGAACCCACGATCACCGACTTAGAAGGACGGTGCCTTATCCATGCTAGGCCACGAGCCCAGTTCGTAATGTTATATATAAATTTAAGAGTTTCGATGCTATCTGCTTGCTATTTTTATTGTGTTCACTTTTCTTTTACTGTAATAGAACATTGAATTTATTGCAATGTAGGAAAGGCCGGTTATTAAGGTGCCAATACCAAAGATTATCCAGAATATTGATGCATCCGAATAAAAGTATGACAGAACGTAAAGCCCAATAATTGATCCTGAAAGTGAGCCAAAGCTTGTTATTAAATTGTATATTCCTATGTATGTACCCCTCAAATTTGATGGTGCTATCAATGTGATTATTGTCTGTGTTGTTGGTGCAACAAAATCCTCGCCTATTGTCATTACAGACATTGATATTAAGAAGAATTCAAGGTCATGTCCAAAGGCCAGTATTATATATCCTATAAAATAAAATACAACCCCTATTGATCTGCCTATAACAGGGCTCATCCTGTTTAATATATTATATATTGGATACTGAAAAATAACAACAAGCAGGCCATTTACGGCATATATATATGCAAGATAAAGTATTGGCAATTTCTCTATATCAAATGCGAACAGTGTTAATGAAGCGCCCCTCTGTCTTAAAAACAGCATAAGAACTATGCCAATTATTGAAAATATTAAAAAGAATCTGTCATTGAAGAGATGGCTTAGCTTTTTCGCATATATTTTCTCCTTTATTGGTATGTATGTTTCCTTAACGTTGAAGTAAAGTATTATTATTTCAATAAATGTTGCTATTCCGGCAAGCAAGAATATGTATCCGAAATTGTATGTTGCAAGCACAGCACCTGCTATTGGGCCTATGGCCGCACCGGCGTTTGCAAGAACCCTGACTATGGTATAACCTGATAATCTCTGTGATTCTGATGTTATATCTGCTATTGCTGCCTCGATGGCCGGATATTGAAGTGCATTTACTATTATTGTCATTTCAAACAGTGCTATTAATATTATATATGATAAATTATAATAAACAGTTAAAAACATCAATATGTAAAGGAAACCGGCCGGTATCGGTATAAATATAAGAAAGAATCTTCTGCCTATTTTATCAGTCATTGCGCCAGAGTAATACTGAACAAGGGACATTAAAAACGTTGAAAAACCGAGTATTATGCCTGTTAAAATAAATGATAAATGGTATATAAAAACGAATATCAATGGAAGAAATATAAACGACGAAACACGACCTGTAGTTCTTATCAGCCTTGTGAGGCCTAGATACCATACCCTTTTATCCATCACTTTGCATCAACATCCCTTTTTGTGAAGATCCTTCCCTTATAGTATGATTTCAATAAATCATAGTAAACTATGCCTCCAATAGCCTGTATTATGCCGCCTATTATCAAAGGCAGGCCCAGAGAGTAATCCATTAAATAGCCAGAAAGACCTGTTGTAAGTTGCGCACTCCTGTTTGAAACTCCCTGTATGCTTGTTCCCGTGCCATAATCCTCCCTGTTTATTCCACGCACATTTATGGCACCACGCATTGGTGAGCCAATACCGGCTATTCCCATTCTTATTATATATAATGCCGATGCAATAATTAAATACGGCGTAAAGGCAAGTATAACAAAGAACGCTCCCTGAATAACATGGGCAACGGACGCTATGAATAACGAGTTCACCCTGCCGTTTATGTACCTGCCAGATACAAATGAGCCAATGGCAGTGCTTGCATATGCAACAGTGTATATATCACCGACATAAGATGGCCCTATGTGAAAGCTTAACTCAAACCAGAGTGGCAGAAGTGGCATCATTATTCCTATCGCTGCTGCATTTATTGTATTCGGCGCTATGATCTTTAATAAATATTTAAAGCTCTCCTTTTTCATCATCCTTGTTGTCTTCTTTGGTCTTCTAAATTCCTTTAGCATTGCAAGGGAAATCACAGATACAAGAACAAGTGCAAATGAAACGTAGAAGAATATGTGATAAAACTCAATTATATTCACATAGCTTTTGAATATTATATATGATCCAAGCATAAGGCCACTAAATATTGAAAAGAATGATGCAGTTGCATTCAAAAGAGACAGTCTCTGAACCCTTAAATTGTCAACATCATAGCTGCTTGCAACGTATGCCGTCATTCCAGGGGAAAAGGCTCCACGCATTCCGCCAGCACCGCCTGTTATTCCGGCTATAATTGCACCCAGGGCTATTAAATATATATTTGTTGAAACAGCCAGTATCAGCATTCCTACAAGAGGAAATAATTCTCCTATGAATAGTACCCTTGAATAACCTATACGATCACCGGCCGTTCCAAGGAAAAATGTTAAAAAGACATTGAAGATTGTTATTGGGACATATAATAGACCTATAAAGGTAACCGGATAATGAAGCGCATGAAGGTACAGCGATAATGATAAAGTAACGAATATCAGTGAAACGGATCTGGCCGCCCTTGATATTAAGAGGAATTTAAATGATCTGTCTACCTCATCGTAGGAATCGGTGAACATATATAGATATTATTTACTACTATATTATTTATTTGTTTAAAGTCTTCCTGGGTTTTATCGCAAGGTAATAGTAAACAATGATTATTGCCGCTATAAAGGCTATTATTGCAATGTATGTTAAATTATTAAAGAATCCAAGAATGGTCTCCCATCTTGATCCAAGCAGTATTCCAAGGTATATTAATATCGAATCCCAGACAAGATCCCCTGCGATAGTATATAATGAAAACTGACCCAAATCCATGTTTGCTATTCCTGCAGGTATAGATATAAATGTTCTGAAAACAGGTAAAAACCTGGTTGTGAAAACTGACAGCTTGCCATATTTTTCAAACCAGATCTTGGATTTATCTATTGTATCCCTATTCAACATTAGGTACCTTCCGTATTTTATTATAAATGGATCGCCGCCATACCTTCCTATTGCATATGCTATGAGGGCCCCTGTTAAATTGCCGACAGTGCCAACTATTAATAATATTATAATAGAAGCGTATCTATTAAAAGGATCAAGCATGCCATAGTATGCCAGGTAGCCAGAAAATGGCATGACAACCTCTGATGGAACCGGCAATAACATGCCTTCAAGGAGCATCAAAAAGAAGACTCCCGGATATCCAAGCTTTATTATTATATACTCAACGAAGTGAATAATTGCTACTATTATGTTGCCTATGCTCATTTAAAAATGAAATTTAAATTATGTATATAACCATATTTAATTATTTTACAATGATTAATAATTTTTGGCTTCGTGGTAAATTTAATATTCATGTCATCTTTATATTATCATGAACGTTGGCGTTCTTGGTCTTGGAAGGATGGGCAGTGGTATGGCATACACGCTACTAAAAAAGAACTTTAATGTTACAGGTTACGATGTAAACAAGATGGCCTACGGAAGATTTAACGGTATAAAAAACTTCAAGCCTGCGGACTCCATTGACGATCTATATAATAACGATGCAGTTATATTTTCATTGCCAACCGGTCTTGAGGTTAAGCAGGCACTTTCAAGTTATAATAATAAATCGATAATAATAGATACAACAACACTTGATATAAGGGAACTGCACGAAAATCTGGCAATAATAAACAATTCAAAAAATTATCTAACATGCAGGCTCGAACGCGGCCCAAAGGAGGCAAACGAGGGCGACCTTGCAATGTTTGTCGGCGGTGACATGGAGACATATAATAAAATAAATAATCTCTTTGATGCCCTTGGCACACACGTTTTCATAGGCACCCATGAACAGGCAACAATGATGAAGTTAATAAGCAATATGATAGGCACGGCCATAGTCGATCTTCTCGGTCAGGTCTCGGTGGTTATAGAACGGGCTGGTATAGACAAGGACACTGCCATAAGGGCATTATCCCTTGGCGGTGCAAACACCGTTGAATTGTTCAGGCTGCCGTGGCAGATCTCATCCAAATACGAGCCATCGTTCTCTCTTGAACTTGCCCAGCACGTAATAGAAATGGCAATAAACTCATCAAGGGAGCTTGGTATAGAGGAGATTCCCATGGTTCAGTTAAATAATACCATGATGAAGCTGGGCCTTAAAATGAATCTTGGTTCAAAGGATGTATCAGAAATAGCAGAGCTCTATAAGAAATTAAATAA
This window of the Picrophilus oshimae DSM 9789 genome carries:
- the coaBC gene encoding bifunctional phosphopantothenoylcysteine decarboxylase/phosphopantothenate--cysteine ligase CoaBC, which gives rise to MLTGDKTRFAGMLKGRKIVVATSASISIYRVPDLVRDLRREGADVKVAMSDASQKMVSPEVMKWASGHDVVTDITGNIEHITLFDSDTLLLLAPATYDTIGKMASGIADNIPSLFFSYALKATGHIVIVPAMHRNMMENRINLENIEKLKNLGCLIVEPEYDEEKAKIADNDRIIDYVCRSFYGEKLKNKNILIIGGRSELSIDPVRFISNRSTGYTGYWLARMAFRLGADQIVYVGNSNYRMPNYVNFIQRTNLREIIIEVNTVINVYKFDIIVMCMAVLDFDIKEEKEKITSSEKHVIELEPRNKLRNRIRQMSPSSILVLFELEGDLKYNDEKFKDSRPDMVIVNSYKNSAFGESSQEYIIVSGNNKENINAEKSLLSRIILERASSINKSSDFIL
- a CDS encoding alpha/beta fold hydrolase, producing MIRNYSETRFGRISYLIRDGKIPLILMHGFGGTGNTFLRIEPYLNENFKVIFPDLLGHGHSDKPDIDYTIHQQALAINDMIKSLNLDKIIIGGNSYGGWIALDYALNINEPEALILIDSAGTNRTFAEDGMVNEVVDEIMKVRNYKNRDALIKIAENNGRPSEKINLNDLKRLSCKTIIIWGKNDNTIPISKGYEYKNYIRNSEMHVLDSGHTPQISNPEEVSSIINKIIE
- a CDS encoding MFS transporter; this translates as MFTDSYDEVDRSFKFLLISRAARSVSLIFVTLSLSLYLHALHYPVTFIGLLYVPITIFNVFLTFFLGTAGDRIGYSRVLFIGELFPLVGMLILAVSTNIYLIALGAIIAGITGGAGGMRGAFSPGMTAYVASSYDVDNLRVQRLSLLNATASFFSIFSGLMLGSYIIFKSYVNIIEFYHIFFYVSFALVLVSVISLAMLKEFRRPKKTTRMMKKESFKYLLKIIAPNTINAAAIGIMMPLLPLWFELSFHIGPSYVGDIYTVAYASTAIGSFVSGRYINGRVNSLFIASVAHVIQGAFFVILAFTPYLIIASALYIIRMGIAGIGSPMRGAINVRGINREDYGTGTSIQGVSNRSAQLTTGLSGYLMDYSLGLPLIIGGIIQAIGGIVYYDLLKSYYKGRIFTKRDVDAK
- a CDS encoding glycosyltransferase family 2 protein, translating into MNMNPKLLYFISIIAIILYLYFLIISLIKFDETYIEKFLSLLLIIINAFFIIHSIEYLHYYINARTFYEKSTYKYFNTYFNFETAVFIASYNESETVLEDTLIACINMSKQANGIVYVLDDSTDIKKAKAIKDLCMRYSVNYIHRDNRRGYKAGALNDALKFINTKYFAVFDADQRPMENFLNELIPVLEDDENIALIQVPQIYDNNNTPVARGANDIQMVFYTFITEGKSLENSMFSCGSNVIYRTESIKSIGGFVETNITEDMATTIKLHERGYKTIYYNLPLVRGEAPETLNAYFIQQSRWSQGSISLFYGILKSIFSRNGMNYRQKIGYFVTTSWYFIGVVNIIMLLFPLLFIFFNVISLITPEIYIFVLAFYIIFEFFVFTATVYEKTKSIIPVLRNISLTFITSPVFVKSAFYAFINKRTSFKVTPKGDSSKIPFSGLKAQYAIMFISAAGFAYAIYRYIISGNMEFIFNGAFMLYFLLLSMSIFYYNR
- a CDS encoding RAD55 family ATPase, which produces MNIEEMLLYEIKYGRFSNFMINNEFYNISDPSYLDIDIKSLLSKLESSGYIIKSAERPVLKCNYCGNDRFFAIPYCNEHGMPMELKDNKIICPVTGDIEAYKLMDICSSCMKLNESMKSMEISESYKLTEKKNFMVELLHDAISILNEYNLKYEIGGKISGIKTEHVFNIIIKKDFSYLIDIYYGGDVKVITEHHYSIPDDVPGSYTVVFNIDENNSEFEIPGIKYIKSVNYEEFLSNFKKFVLDIVNNKSFMFGIPALDNLIKTGLKINNVYGFETFSSGNISYFLVRFLIYGAENAEPGIYITTRNSPDYIIRNARSYNIDLEKYIDSKNIAIMDLNSTIEKIDLGSDYYKLSGHISDILNEISKAVKKYGARRLVIDSIEPLELGQNQNIIRYLFNGLRKLDCVIVATKYIDNIDSHPIEDMYFSGIGVMGTMITNGQLHEIFILKKSGEFIPGKKVFDVEIDSNGEFVFR
- a CDS encoding DedA family protein — its product is MSIGNIIVAIIHFVEYIIIKLGYPGVFFLMLLEGMLLPVPSEVVMPFSGYLAYYGMLDPFNRYASIIILLIVGTVGNLTGALIAYAIGRYGGDPFIIKYGRYLMLNRDTIDKSKIWFEKYGKLSVFTTRFLPVFRTFISIPAGIANMDLGQFSLYTIAGDLVWDSILIYLGILLGSRWETILGFFNNLTYIAIIAFIAAIIIVYYYLAIKPRKTLNK
- a CDS encoding NAD(P)-dependent oxidoreductase; the protein is MNVGVLGLGRMGSGMAYTLLKKNFNVTGYDVNKMAYGRFNGIKNFKPADSIDDLYNNDAVIFSLPTGLEVKQALSSYNNKSIIIDTTTLDIRELHENLAIINNSKNYLTCRLERGPKEANEGDLAMFVGGDMETYNKINNLFDALGTHVFIGTHEQATMMKLISNMIGTAIVDLLGQVSVVIERAGIDKDTAIRALSLGGANTVELFRLPWQISSKYEPSFSLELAQHVIEMAINSSRELGIEEIPMVQLNNTMMKLGLKMNLGSKDVSEIAELYKKLNK
- a CDS encoding hydroxymethylglutaryl-CoA reductase, degradative, giving the protein MESNIHNFHKMSINERLQKLMEFSNLTDEDINKLSSWVMPMETADHIIENVVSRIYLPMGIATNFLINGRDYLIPMAIEEPSVVAACSNGARIARAGGGFTAYASEPMMYGQIQIVDINDPELARINIMKNKARILEMANTRSSTLKSLGAGAKDLEIKIFDDMMIIYLKIDVQEAMGANIINTMCEYVSPFIEEITKGRVILRIMSNLTPLRMAYARAVFPKDLIGERTVDNIIYAYKFAEHDVFRAATHNKGIMNGIDAVLLATLNDFRAQEANAHAYASLNGYKPLTRYYKNENGDLVGSIEIPVAIGTVGGTTRSSEISRIAMKILNVENARDLSCVLASVGLSQNFAALRALADEGIQRGHMKLHARNVAIAAGATGDDIDKIADKMIRENKISITRAMEILKGD
- a CDS encoding MFS transporter; protein product: MDKRVWYLGLTRLIRTTGRVSSFIFLPLIFVFIYHLSFILTGIILGFSTFLMSLVQYYSGAMTDKIGRRFFLIFIPIPAGFLYILMFLTVYYNLSYIILIALFEMTIIVNALQYPAIEAAIADITSESQRLSGYTIVRVLANAGAAIGPIAGAVLATYNFGYIFLLAGIATFIEIIILYFNVKETYIPIKEKIYAKKLSHLFNDRFFLIFSIIGIVLMLFLRQRGASLTLFAFDIEKLPILYLAYIYAVNGLLVVIFQYPIYNILNRMSPVIGRSIGVVFYFIGYIILAFGHDLEFFLISMSVMTIGEDFVAPTTQTIITLIAPSNLRGTYIGIYNLITSFGSLSGSIIGLYVLSYFYSDASIFWIIFGIGTLITGLSYIAINSMFYYSKRKVNTIKIASR